Proteins co-encoded in one Camelus bactrianus isolate YW-2024 breed Bactrian camel chromosome 6, ASM4877302v1, whole genome shotgun sequence genomic window:
- the TUNAR gene encoding protein TUNAR, which yields MVITSGNDEDRGGQEKESKEESVLAMLGIIGTILNLIVIIFVYIYTTL from the coding sequence ATGGTAATCACGAGTGGAAATgatgaggacagaggaggccaagaaaaagagagtaaagagGAGAGTGTCTTGGCGATGCTGGGGATTATTGGGACCATTCTGAACCTAATCGTCATCAtatttgtatacatatacacCACTCTCTGA